A genomic stretch from Colwellia sp. Arc7-635 includes:
- a CDS encoding alkaline phosphatase, which produces MKTVKLLSLAVLAALAGCGGDDGTNGASGTNGVDGNSGINSLISQTLLNVGDAQCLNGGVQIDSGLDDDGSGVLDAGEIDATEFVCSPTLTQAQGSALAATTNNLWYEQGQSVLAQAELNAQSLVNTKGKAKNVILFVGDGMGISTVTATRILAGQKLGKMGEEHQLSFDKLPYSGFAKTYNVDAQTPDSAGTMTAMMSGVKTDVGVIGVSEAISRGDCSTVSGNELVTALELAEIAGKSTGIISTARITHATPAATYAKSADRNWEDISDMPSAAVTAGCVDIASQLISFESDMESKFAGADVDGIEVVLGGGRRHFLPKDAAFNSADAVSAIEGDRTDGRDLTAEWKAQYPAGSYVMDQAGFDAVDANTTPRLFGLFNESHMQYEADRGNDIAGEPSLKEMTSKAIDVLDNNEDGFFLMVEAGRIDHGHHAGSAHGALTDAMAFADAVQAAVDATDPEETLIIVTADHSHVFTMAGYPKRGNPILGKVVSVGSTEPSLASDGMPYTTLGYTNGKGFRDLGTETNADSGYNGDAVTGRVNLSSVDTTSAGFHQEALVPMGSETHAGEDVGIYASGPGAHLITGTNEQSVIFHAMDYAADLVTKAEQALN; this is translated from the coding sequence ATGAAAACAGTAAAACTTTTATCTTTAGCCGTGTTGGCTGCATTAGCCGGTTGTGGTGGTGACGATGGTACAAATGGCGCTAGTGGCACTAATGGTGTTGACGGCAATAGCGGTATCAATAGCTTGATCAGCCAAACATTATTAAATGTTGGTGATGCGCAATGTCTTAATGGCGGCGTACAAATTGATTCAGGCCTAGATGATGATGGCTCTGGCGTTTTAGATGCTGGTGAGATTGATGCGACCGAATTTGTTTGTTCACCAACCTTAACACAAGCACAAGGTTCAGCATTGGCGGCGACAACAAATAACCTCTGGTATGAGCAAGGACAAAGTGTTTTAGCTCAAGCTGAGCTTAATGCTCAATCTTTAGTGAATACTAAAGGCAAAGCGAAAAATGTGATTCTATTTGTTGGTGACGGTATGGGAATTTCTACGGTAACCGCAACGCGTATTTTAGCCGGACAAAAGTTAGGTAAAATGGGCGAAGAACATCAACTGAGCTTCGATAAACTGCCTTATTCTGGTTTCGCAAAAACTTATAATGTTGACGCACAAACACCAGATTCTGCGGGCACGATGACGGCGATGATGTCAGGCGTGAAAACCGACGTTGGTGTGATTGGTGTCAGCGAAGCCATTAGCCGAGGTGATTGTTCTACGGTATCAGGCAACGAGTTAGTTACCGCCTTAGAATTAGCTGAAATAGCGGGTAAATCAACGGGTATTATTTCTACTGCCCGTATTACTCATGCTACGCCGGCGGCAACCTACGCTAAATCAGCCGACCGAAACTGGGAAGATATTTCTGATATGCCATCAGCCGCTGTTACCGCTGGTTGCGTTGATATTGCTTCACAGTTAATTAGTTTTGAAAGCGATATGGAAAGTAAGTTTGCTGGCGCTGATGTTGATGGTATCGAAGTGGTATTAGGTGGCGGAAGACGACACTTTTTACCAAAAGACGCGGCATTTAATAGTGCTGATGCGGTAAGTGCTATTGAAGGTGATAGAACCGATGGCCGAGATTTAACCGCAGAATGGAAAGCACAGTATCCAGCGGGTAGCTATGTGATGGACCAAGCAGGCTTTGACGCTGTTGATGCTAATACAACGCCGCGTTTATTTGGTTTGTTCAATGAATCACATATGCAGTATGAAGCCGACCGAGGTAATGATATTGCCGGTGAGCCTTCCTTAAAGGAGATGACCAGTAAAGCGATCGATGTACTTGATAACAACGAAGACGGTTTCTTCCTGATGGTTGAAGCGGGCAGAATTGATCATGGTCATCATGCCGGTAGTGCTCATGGCGCATTAACTGACGCTATGGCTTTTGCTGATGCGGTACAAGCGGCTGTTGATGCCACTGACCCAGAGGAGACGTTAATTATTGTCACCGCCGATCATAGTCATGTATTTACCATGGCTGGCTACCCTAAACGTGGTAACCCTATTTTAGGTAAAGTGGTTAGTGTCGGTAGTACTGAACCAAGTCTAGCAAGTGATGGTATGCCTTATACCACTTTAGGTTATACCAACGGTAAAGGTTTTAGAGACTTAGGCACGGAAACAAATGCTGATTCTGGTTATAACGGTGATGCCGTCACAGGTCGTGTGAATTTGAGTTCTGTTGATACCACTTCTGCTGGTTTTCATCAAGAAGCCTTAGTACCCATGGGCTCTGAAACGCACGCGGGTGAAGATGTTGGTATTTATGCATCAGGGCCAGGGGCACATTTAATTACCGGTACGAATGAACAAAGTGTCATTTTTCATGCCATGGATTATGCCGCTGATTTAGTTACCAAAGCCGAGCAAGCACTAAACTAA
- a CDS encoding NAD(P)-dependent oxidoreductase yields the protein MKYFPIYLDAKHINAMIIGGGEVAARKIDLLLKSTTNITIMSETLNSSVERLINVHQLTWLKHNYQPGHLDSCNIVIAATDSSEVNSAVAAESTHLKLLTNVVDQPELCNYITPAIIDRAPMIIAMSSSGSAPILLRMLREQIEKTLPYGYGKLADFSFKFRDHVKARVKSIRDRRSFWERTLRGSIGQAILEGKTTQAEQQLIASLQKQTPPPEGEIVFIHTGDGNPDNLTLSAHREMQFADAVFYDQAVNTDIIEYIRRDASKFPQDIASNILINVQHALDLAERGEKVIYLFDGAIELPNNRALAESQITKKHLYSGS from the coding sequence ATGAAGTATTTTCCTATCTATCTAGACGCCAAACATATTAACGCCATGATAATAGGTGGCGGTGAAGTTGCCGCCCGTAAAATAGACTTATTATTAAAGTCGACAACTAACATCACCATAATGTCTGAAACACTTAATAGCAGTGTTGAACGCTTGATAAATGTACATCAATTGACATGGCTTAAACATAACTATCAACCAGGCCACCTTGATAGTTGTAATATTGTTATTGCCGCTACAGACAGTAGTGAAGTTAATAGTGCCGTAGCAGCAGAAAGTACACACTTAAAGTTACTGACTAATGTTGTCGACCAACCTGAGCTTTGTAATTATATAACGCCAGCGATTATTGACCGTGCTCCTATGATCATTGCCATGTCGAGCTCAGGCAGTGCGCCAATATTGTTACGCATGTTACGCGAGCAAATCGAAAAAACCTTACCCTATGGCTATGGCAAGTTAGCTGATTTTTCCTTTAAATTTAGAGATCATGTTAAAGCTCGGGTAAAAAGCATACGTGACCGACGTAGTTTTTGGGAGCGCACATTACGTGGCAGTATCGGGCAAGCTATTCTAGAAGGTAAAACGACTCAAGCTGAGCAACAACTCATCGCTAGCTTACAAAAACAAACACCACCTCCTGAAGGTGAAATAGTTTTTATTCATACCGGTGATGGCAACCCTGATAATTTAACGCTCAGCGCACACCGAGAAATGCAATTTGCTGATGCTGTTTTTTACGACCAAGCAGTAAATACCGATATCATTGAATACATCAGACGCGACGCCAGCAAGTTCCCTCAAGACATAGCTTCAAATATCTTAATCAATGTTCAGCATGCTTTAGATCTAGCCGAGCGCGGCGAAAAAGTAATTTATTTATTCGATGGCGCAATAGAGCTACCTAACAATAGAGCCTTAGCCGAAAGTCAAATTACTAAAAAGCATTTATATAGCGGTAGTTAA
- a CDS encoding putative 4-hydroxy-4-methyl-2-oxoglutarate aldolase gives MLDLLPDLFDDHANDLSLAAAIFNDYGGKKIFFGEIVTVSCYNDNSKVKELVATDGTNKVMVVDGKASITNALLGDMLAEQAVKNGWQAIVINGCIRDAGTIATLALGVKALGCCPIKTEKLGKGEINNIINFAELRFIPGQYIYGDSNGLAISKTLLSF, from the coding sequence ATGTTAGATCTACTTCCTGATTTATTCGACGATCATGCTAATGATCTCAGCTTAGCAGCAGCTATTTTTAACGATTACGGTGGTAAGAAAATATTCTTTGGCGAAATAGTAACTGTCAGCTGCTATAACGATAATTCTAAAGTTAAAGAGCTCGTTGCCACCGACGGTACAAATAAAGTGATGGTTGTTGATGGTAAAGCGAGCATCACTAATGCTTTACTCGGTGACATGTTAGCTGAACAAGCGGTAAAAAATGGTTGGCAAGCGATTGTTATTAATGGCTGTATTCGTGACGCTGGCACCATAGCAACTTTAGCGCTTGGCGTTAAAGCACTCGGTTGCTGCCCGATAAAGACAGAAAAGTTAGGTAAAGGTGAAATTAACAACATAATTAACTTTGCCGAACTAAGGTTTATTCCAGGTCAATATATTTATGGTGATAGTAATGGCTTAGCGATCAGTAAAACACTATTATCGTTTTAA
- the prmA gene encoding 50S ribosomal protein L11 methyltransferase, with product MPWIQLRLSANEETAEKYSDWLSACGAQAVTFIDAKDTPIYEPLPGDEVIYWNNTVVMGLYDASHDMDKVLNYLKGIHPDKANMVYKLEQLEDKDWEREWMDNFHPMKFGQRLWICPSWRDVPDPTAVNVMLDPGLAFGTGTHPTTALCLTWLDGLDLEGKTVVDFGCGSGILSLAALKLGAKKVIGIDIDPQALQASLENAKRNQCEDRLELFLPKDQPEFKADVVVANILAGPLRELAPVIIEYVTSNGVLALSGVLEEQAEQLQTIYGEFCQMDAITVQDEWVRLSGVRK from the coding sequence ATGCCTTGGATCCAGCTTCGATTGAGCGCAAATGAAGAGACAGCGGAAAAATATAGTGATTGGCTAAGTGCCTGTGGTGCCCAAGCCGTCACTTTTATTGATGCTAAAGACACGCCTATATATGAACCTCTTCCTGGCGATGAAGTGATTTATTGGAATAATACCGTTGTTATGGGTTTATACGATGCTAGTCATGACATGGACAAAGTGTTGAATTACTTAAAAGGCATTCACCCAGATAAAGCCAACATGGTTTATAAGCTTGAGCAGTTAGAAGATAAAGACTGGGAACGCGAGTGGATGGATAACTTTCACCCGATGAAATTTGGTCAACGCTTATGGATTTGTCCAAGCTGGCGCGATGTTCCTGATCCAACCGCGGTTAATGTCATGCTTGATCCAGGTTTAGCATTTGGTACAGGTACACACCCAACAACAGCTTTATGCTTAACTTGGCTTGATGGTTTAGACCTTGAAGGTAAAACTGTGGTCGATTTTGGTTGTGGCTCTGGTATTTTGTCACTTGCTGCGCTGAAATTAGGCGCGAAGAAAGTTATCGGCATTGATATCGATCCACAAGCACTACAAGCCAGCTTAGAAAATGCTAAACGTAACCAATGTGAAGACCGCTTAGAGTTATTCTTACCAAAAGACCAACCAGAATTTAAAGCTGATGTTGTGGTCGCTAATATTTTAGCGGGTCCATTACGTGAACTTGCGCCGGTAATAATCGAATATGTTACTAGCAATGGTGTCTTGGCATTATCAGGTGTTTTGGAAGAACAAGCTGAGCAATTACAGACTATATATGGTGAGTTTTGTCAGATGGACGCTATTACTGTTCAAGATGAATGGGTACGTTTATCCGGTGTTCGTAAATAG